A portion of the Eulemur rufifrons isolate Redbay chromosome 30, OSU_ERuf_1, whole genome shotgun sequence genome contains these proteins:
- the TCEAL9 gene encoding transcription elongation factor A protein-like 9, translated as MKPCQKIEGKPENESEPKLEEEPKPEEKPEEEEEPEEEEKAEGTFRERLIQSLQEFKEDIHNRHLSNEDMFREVNEIDEIRRVRNKLIVMRWKVNRNHPYPYLM; from the coding sequence ATGAAACCCTGtcaaaaaattgaaggaaaaccagaaaatgaGAGTGAACCAAAGCTCGAGGAAGAGCCAAAGCCTGAGGAAaagccagaggaggaggaagagccagaggaggaagaaaaagcagaaggaaCTTTTAGAGAAAGGCTGATTCAATCTCTCCAGGaatttaaagaagatatacacaaCAGGCATTTAAGCAATGAAGATATGTTTAGAGAAGTGAATGAAATAGATGAGATAAGGAGAGTAAGAAACAAACTTATAGTGATGCGTTGGAAGGTTAATCGAAACCATCCTTACCCCTATTTAATGTAG